The stretch of DNA CAACGCGCCGCCAGCCTGGCCGAGGGCCTGGCGCCGCTGGGCCGAAGTCTCGGCCGCCACCAGATCGGCGATCCCCTCGGCCTCGGTCAGGTCCATCTTGCCGGCGAGAAAGGCGCGGCGCGTGAACTCGCCGGGTTCGGCCGGGCGCAGGGCGCGGCCTTCCCCGGCCAAGCTGGCCAGACTGGCCAGGCTGGCCAGGCTGGCCAGGCAGTCGAGCACGTCGGCCATCACGGCCCGCCCGCCATGAAGGTGAAGCTCCACCGAATCCTCGCCCGTATAGCTCTCCGGCCCGGGAAAGAGCACCGCCAGGGCCCGGTCCAGCGTCTCGCCGCTGGCGGGATCACGGATCGTCACGAGGCTGGCGCGGCGCGGGACAAAATCATTTCGCCCCGTCAACGAGCTGAGAATGGCGCGCGACTCCGGCCCCGACAGCCGCAACACGGCCACCGCCGCCGCGCCCGGCGGCGTCGCCGGGGCATAGATCGTGACATGGTGAGCGTCAGGCCGGCTCACGGGAAGGGCGCATCGGGGGCCAGCATCAGCCGGTGAACCCGGCCGCCATCCCGGAGGTGGGTTTCCAGAATCTCGTCGATATCGGCCTCGGTCCGCGGGGCGTACCAGACCCCCTCCGGGTAGACCACCAGGGCCGGGCCGAATTCACAACGATCCAGGCAACCCGCCTGATTGATCCTCACCCCGTCGAGCCCGAGGGCGAAGGCGCGGTCCTTCATGTATTTCCGCAGATCCGCGCCGCCCCTGGAGCTGCAGCAGCCGCGGGCATCGCCCGGCTTGCGCTCGTTGACGCAGCAGAAAACGTGGCGCCGGTAGTAGGGCGCCGGGTCGCGCGCGCCCGTCTCACCGTCAGCCGCCCCCGCGTTCCCGTCCCGCCCGTCGCGTTCCGCCATGTCAGTTTTTCCCGCCGCCGGCCCCGCCGGCCGCCTTTGCCATCCCCTCCCAGAACGCGCGCTGGAGATCGCCCAGCCCCGAGAGGGTCTCGTCCATCTTGCCGCCACCGAGCCCGGCCCCCGAGAGCCAGAGTTTCATCAGCGCCTCGCCGTCCATGCCTTCGAGCGCCCGCGCCGTCTGCGCCTTGAACTCGTCAAGAATATCCGCCTGCGCCGCGGCCAGGTCCGGCAGGCCGAGAAACCGCCGGGCCTCCTCGGGCGTGCAATCGATATCGATCGTGATTTTCATCCGATGTCTCCCGTTCCAAGCCCGGCAGGATAGCGGCGCCCGGCCCGCTTTCGCCAGCCCCGTGCACCGGGCGGTCACAAGGCAGGGGGTTTTATGTTATGAGTGAGGCCCGATCACACGGCCGATCAGGCCAGACGCGCCCCGACACCCCCACCCCGACCCTGCGAGCGACATGACGGGAAACCGCCTCGAGAACGAGACCAGCCCTTATCTTCTCCAGCACAAGGACAACCCGGTGGACTGGTATCCCTGGGGAGAGGAGGCACTGACGACGGCGCGACGCGACGACAAGCCGATCATGCTGTCCGTCGGTTACGCCGCGTGCCACTGGTGCCATGTCATGGCCCATGAAAGCTTCGAGGACGCCGCGACGGCTGAGGTCATGAACGAGCTTTTCGTCAATATCAAGGTCGATCGCGAGGAACGGCCCGACCTCGATTCCATTTATCAAAATGCGCTGGCGCTCCTGGGCGAGCAGGGCGGCTGGCCGCTCACCATGTTCCTCACGCCGGACGCGAAACCGTTTTGGGGCGGCACGTATTTTCCTAACGAGACGCGGTTCGGTCGCCCCGCCTTCACCGATCTCTTGAAGCACATCCACAAGATCTATCGCGAGAACCCGGACAAGGTCGAAAAGAACGTCACCGCCCTTGGCGAGGCTCTCGAGCAGCTTTCGCGCGGCGCTCCCGGGGACGGCGTGATGCCGGAAGACCTCGACCGGATCGCGGCCCGCCTCGCGAGCGAGGTCGACAGGCAGAACGGCGGCATCGGCGGGGCGCCGAAATTTCCCCATGTTCCCCTGTTCGAGCTGCTCTGGCGCGCCTGGCGCCGGAGCTCGGACACGGCCGCACGCGATGCGGTGCTGCTGACGCTCGACCGGATGAGCGAGGGCGGCATTTACGATCATCTCGGCGGCGGCTACGCGCGGTATGCCACGGATAACCGCTGGCTGGTCCCCCATTTCGAGAAGATGCTCTACGACAACGCCCAGATGATCGAGATTCTCACCCAGGCCTGGCAGGGCGCGCGAAAGCCGCTTTACGAGGCGCGGGTGCGCGAGACCGTGGTCTGGGTCCTGCGCGAAATGCAGATCGAGGAGGGCGGTTTCGCCAGCACACTCGATGCCGACAGCGAAGGCGTCGAAGGCAAGTTCTATGTCTGGGGCGAGGAAGAGATCGACCGCCTGTTGGGCAAGGATGCCGACCGCTTCAAGGAAGCCTATGACGTGAGCCCCGGCGGCAACTGGGAAGGCAAGACGATCCTGAACCGTCCGGCCGGGCTCGAGCCCGGCGGCGCCATCGGCGATCCGGTGCTCGAAAAATGCCGCCGCATCCTGTTCGAAGCGCGCGAGAAACGAATCCATCCCGGTTTCGACGACAAGGTGCTGGCGGACTGGAACGGCATGATGATCGCGGCCCTGGTCCTTGCGGGACGCGCGTTCGACATGCCCGAATGGCTGACGGCCGCACGCCGCGCTTTCGATTTCGTCGCCGGAACCATGACGACGGCATCGGGCCGCGAAACGGTCCTGCGCCATGCCTGGCGGGCCGGCCGGCTCAACCAGCCGGCAACGCTCGATGATTACGCCAATATGTGCCGCGCGGCGCTGGCGCTGTTCGAGGCCAGCGGCGAGGCGCGCTATCTGGATCAGTGTCGGGACTGGATCGCG from Alphaproteobacteria bacterium encodes:
- a CDS encoding thioredoxin domain-containing protein is translated as MTGNRLENETSPYLLQHKDNPVDWYPWGEEALTTARRDDKPIMLSVGYAACHWCHVMAHESFEDAATAEVMNELFVNIKVDREERPDLDSIYQNALALLGEQGGWPLTMFLTPDAKPFWGGTYFPNETRFGRPAFTDLLKHIHKIYRENPDKVEKNVTALGEALEQLSRGAPGDGVMPEDLDRIAARLASEVDRQNGGIGGAPKFPHVPLFELLWRAWRRSSDTAARDAVLLTLDRMSEGGIYDHLGGGYARYATDNRWLVPHFEKMLYDNAQMIEILTQAWQGARKPLYEARVRETVVWVLREMQIEEGGFASTLDADSEGVEGKFYVWGEEEIDRLLGKDADRFKEAYDVSPGGNWEGKTILNRPAGLEPGGAIGDPVLEKCRRILFEAREKRIHPGFDDKVLADWNGMMIAALVLAGRAFDMPEWLTAARRAFDFVAGTMTTASGRETVLRHAWRAGRLNQPATLDDYANMCRAALALFEASGEARYLDQCRDWIAILDAHFRDPADGAYFFTADDTENLIVRTKSAADQAVPSGNGILVGVFARLFYLTGDNDAFERATAIIHAFTGDLARNFIPLGTLLNNAEFLENAAQIVIVAPPGSDADAAALARAAWQAPSPNRVLLALDEGTPLPPGHPATGKGARDGSATAYLCEGPVCSEPVTTPAALEALLSGPGPAGPTTG
- a CDS encoding DUF6489 family protein — encoded protein: MKITIDIDCTPEEARRFLGLPDLAAAQADILDEFKAQTARALEGMDGEALMKLWLSGAGLGGGKMDETLSGLGDLQRAFWEGMAKAAGGAGGGKN
- a CDS encoding (2Fe-2S) ferredoxin domain-containing protein, producing MAERDGRDGNAGAADGETGARDPAPYYRRHVFCCVNERKPGDARGCCSSRGGADLRKYMKDRAFALGLDGVRINQAGCLDRCEFGPALVVYPEGVWYAPRTEADIDEILETHLRDGGRVHRLMLAPDAPFP